A region of Maridesulfovibrio sp. DNA encodes the following proteins:
- a CDS encoding AAA family ATPase, producing the protein MKLLIENFYNIKHAELDFKKFNILIGPQAAGKSLIAKVLYFLFEATSFYNLSSVNELARETVNQKLNSIFTSIFEQSSLDNDFKIKLDFGKLIHITCDRNGITTSENYIDASQSFIPELKQAIKAIHNAPEEHIEAYIHLLIESSTDIKNAFGIFIPASRSLVNIVEQNLFWMPSNAIDYFLNRFGRLYFNQIKKCTEETNFKCKDLETIIKGSIERSNTQYLVNENGRKTKLANTSSGQQSTIPVIIALELLKSNKTPYTFIEEPEAHIFPEAQYLLTRYISEIHNQTNTNITLTTHSPYILTAVNNLIYAGTVGKQSEEKAAKVKEIIPESEWLNSEDVAAYMVEADGTIRSIMDEETGLIDADSIDDVSDVIGSEFNKILDIEFEEEAANA; encoded by the coding sequence ATGAAATTACTGATCGAGAATTTTTACAATATCAAACACGCCGAACTGGATTTCAAAAAGTTCAACATACTGATCGGCCCACAGGCTGCTGGGAAAAGCTTGATTGCGAAGGTGCTGTATTTTCTTTTTGAAGCAACATCCTTTTACAATTTATCCTCTGTTAACGAATTAGCAAGAGAAACTGTAAATCAAAAATTAAATTCAATATTTACGTCTATTTTTGAGCAGAGTTCACTTGATAATGATTTTAAAATAAAATTAGATTTCGGTAAGTTAATTCACATCACATGTGATAGAAATGGAATCACTACAAGTGAAAATTACATTGACGCATCCCAAAGCTTTATACCCGAGCTCAAACAGGCAATCAAAGCAATACATAATGCACCTGAGGAACATATTGAAGCATACATCCATCTGTTAATTGAATCTTCAACTGATATTAAAAACGCTTTTGGAATTTTCATCCCTGCATCAAGATCACTTGTTAATATCGTTGAACAAAACCTTTTTTGGATGCCCAGTAATGCCATTGACTATTTTTTGAATCGATTCGGGCGACTATATTTCAACCAAATAAAAAAATGTACAGAAGAAACTAATTTTAAATGTAAGGATCTTGAAACAATCATTAAAGGCAGCATTGAGAGGAGTAACACTCAGTACCTTGTAAATGAAAACGGGCGCAAGACCAAGCTTGCTAATACATCATCAGGTCAACAGTCAACAATTCCTGTAATAATTGCTTTAGAGTTGTTGAAAAGCAACAAAACCCCTTACACCTTCATTGAAGAGCCAGAAGCCCACATATTTCCCGAAGCTCAATATCTTTTAACCCGTTACATATCCGAAATACACAACCAAACAAATACAAACATAACTCTTACAACCCACAGCCCCTACATCCTGACAGCAGTAAACAACCTCATCTACGCAGGAACAGTAGGAAAACAAAGTGAAGAAAAAGCTGCCAAAGTCAAAGAAATCATTCCCGAGAGCGAATGGCTGAATTCTGAAGATGTAGCTGCGTATATGGTTGAAGCTGACGGAACAATCCGTTCTATTATGGATGAAGAGACAGGGCTGATTGATGCTGATAGCATCGATGACGTTTCCGATGTAATTGGAAGTGAATTCAATAAAATTCTGGATATTGAGTTTGAAGAAGAGGCTGCGAATGCCTAA